One segment of Alligator mississippiensis isolate rAllMis1 chromosome 13, rAllMis1, whole genome shotgun sequence DNA contains the following:
- the ALKBH5 gene encoding RNA demethylase ALKBH5, giving the protein MAGSGYTDLREKLQSMMPYRDGHKGGGGPRELGDAPAAKRKYQAASDSEPSDYEEAAEKEEEEEARKVKSGIRQLRLFGPEECAKIEARIEDVVSRAEKGLYKEHTVDRAPLRNKYFFGEGYTYGAQLQRRGPGQERLYPRGEVDAIPEWVHDLVIRRLVEHRVIPEGFVNSAVINDYQPGGCIVSHVDPIHIFERPIVSVSFFSDSALCFGCKFQFKPIRVSEPVLFLPVRRGSVTVLSGYAADEITHCIRPQDIKERRAVIILRKTRLDAPRLETKSLSSSVLTAGYTSDRLSGSNRDQILKPKRSHRKADPDAAHRPRILEMDKEENRRSVLLPKHRRRSNFSSENYWRRSYEYTEDYDEEEEDGSPARKVKMRRH; this is encoded by the exons ATGGCCGGCAGCGGCTACACGGACCTGCGCGAGAAGCTCCAGTCCATGATGCCCTACCGGGACGGCCACAAAGGCGGCGGCGGCCCCCGGGAGCTCGGGGACGCCCCCGCCGCCAAGCGCAAGTACCAGGCGGCGTCGGACTCGGAGCCCAGCGACTACGAGGAGGCGgcggagaaggaggaggaggaggaggcgcgCAAGGTGAAGAGCGGCATCCGGCAGCTGCGGCTCTTCGGCCCCGAGGAGTGCGCCAAGATCGAGGCGCGCATCGAGGACGTGGTGTCGCGGGCCGAGAAGGGGCTGTACAAGGAGCACACGGTGGACCGGGCCCCCCTGCGCAACAAGTACTTCTTCGGCGAGGGCTACACCTACGGGGCGCAGCTGCAGCGCCGCGGCCCCGGGCAGGAGCGGCTGTACCCGCGGGGCGAGGTGGACGCCATCCCCGAGTGGGTGCACGACCTGGTGATCCGCCGGCTGGTGGAGCACCGCGTCATCCCCGAGGGCTTTGTGAACAGCGCCGTGATCAACGACTACCAGCCCGGCGGCTGCATCGTCTCGCACGTGGACCCCATCCACATCTTCGAGAGGCCCATCGTCTCCGTGTCTTTCTTCAGCGACTCCGCGCTCTGCTTTGGGTGTAAGTTCCAGTTCAAGCCCATCCGGGTCTCTGAACCCGTCTTGTTCCTGCCTGTGAGGAGAGGGAGTGTCACTGTGCTCAG TGGATACGCGGCTGATGAAATTACACACTGCATTCGACCACAAGACATCAAGGAGAGGAGGGCCGTTATCATCCTTAGAAA AACAAGACTAGATGCTCCTCGATTGGAAACAAAATCGCTGAGTAGCTCTGTGTTGACAGCAGGTTACACCTCTGACCGACTGTCAGGAAGCAACAGGGACCAGATCCTGAAACCAAAGCGGTCCCATCGGAAAGCAGACCCTGATGCTGCTCACCG GCCCCGGATTTTAGAAATGGATAAAGAAGAGAACAGGCGCTCGGTCCTCTTACCAAAACACAGGAGACGAAGCAACTTCAGCTCAGAGAACTATTGGCGAAGGTCTTACGAGTACACAGAGGACTatgacgaggaggaggaggatggaagTCCAGCCAGGAAGGTTAAAATGAGGCGACATTGA